The Watersipora subatra chromosome 7, tzWatSuba1.1, whole genome shotgun sequence genomic interval TTGTAGAGACTGACTACACACTACCATGAAACCAACATTGTAGAGACTGACCACACACTACCATGAAACCAACCTTGTAGAGACTGACCACACACTACCATGAAACCAACCTTGTAGAGACTGACCACACGCTACCATGAAACCAACCTTGTAGAGACTGACCACACGCTACCATGAAACCAACATTGTAGAGACTGACTACACACTACCATGAAACCAACATTGTAGAGACTGACCACACACTACCATGAAACCAACCTTGTAGAGACTGACTACACACTACCATGAAACCAACCTTGTAGAGACTGACCACACACTACCATGAAACCAACCTTGTAGAGACTGACCACACACTACCATGAAACCAACCTTGTAGAGACTGACCACACACTGCCATGAAACCAACCTTGTAGAGACTGACCACAGGCTACCATGAAACCAACCTTGTAGAGACTGACCACACACTGCCATGAAACCAACCTTGTAGAGACTGACCACATGCTACCATGAAACCAACCTTGTAGAGACTGACCACACACTACTAGTTCATATCAAACTAAGCTGTCCTAGTAAACCTTCAAAAACTTAAATATTTTATCTATATGAATACAAATACCGTgagacaaatatttaaaataataaggAAAATGATGACCTGCTAATCAAATGTTCGAACAGAAACGGTTTTCAGAATGTTGATTCAAACAAGCGTTCATGTAACATTGACAGAAAGttgtttgttcttttttaaTATAAGTCAGTATTAGGGATACTTCCGCACAACCAAATCCACAAATCTCACTCTCTAAGAGCAGTAGAAGTGATTGATGAACCTAGATTAGATTAGGAAGAAAGGCAAAACAAATCCTTATTTTCACATTTCAATGATACTAATGAATGATTGTTTGTGATATATTCATGACCCGCTCACCAAATCGCACTGTAAATTTGCTGACAATATACATTGTCTTTATTGAGCATTTGATGAACAGGTCCAAACTTTCCTAATGTCAAACATGCTCAGATATGCTCATATTCTACAGTGTTGCAGCACTGAGCATCTCCAGAAAACTGGACTTTCCAATAAAAGAAGGATGTGTTCAAGTGAAAGATCTCATAGCGTTAAGCACGCTCTTTGCTAATTGAAGCCAGCTCCAAATatacaaattatttggtattttgCAAGATGAAAAGAGTGCTGTTAATACTGCCACTTAACATCCACTATTAATAACATGACAGACGTGCTGCGTTAGACTTTGATTCTTTGAGCACACACTTGCTATAAGCTGTCAGTAAGGCACCTACTAGAAGCTGTTAGTTAGGCACTTACTAAAAGCTGTCAGTAAGGCACCTACTATAAGCTGTTAGTTAGGCATTTACTATAAGCTGTCAATAAGGCACCTGCTATAAGCTGTTAGTTAGGCACTTACTATAAGCTGTCAGTAAGGCACCTACTATAAGCTGTCTGTACTGCACCAGCTATAAACTCAGTAAACAAATTAACTTTTGCTAGTAAAATACAGGTATCACCCTAATTACTATTTCTAGAGGTTGATTCACACTATAACGTCATATGTCAGCAGTATCCTTGTGGATGACATCCCTAAATTGATGACATCGTCGAGGCAAGGCGTTTACATTGGAAAACATTGCAGACGTCAAACACTGTCGATACCTTGCTGAACATCCACGACAGCTTGTACAGTATACACTACTTTGGCGATAGTGATTGGTTGTCGAGGATAGCTAAatctatattttattctatGACAGGTGCTGCCGAACTAGTACTGCATCATTTCCATGTCAGCATTGTACAATGAGAATGCTATGCCGAAAACTATTCGCTGATGCAAACgtagatgggtttgtgatagtgtgaacattgttatcacagacgatcaccaaagtattattGGATTAACACTGATATATGGTGATATAGCTTGAACCAGTCTTAAGCCCCTAAACTAACATATCAATaaaccacagttactgtactaATGCGGTGCTACCTGTAGACCATCACTTGTTGCTCATGTTGCAGGAGGGTATGAATGCAATGTGCCATCTCTAAAAGCCAATGATCAGCCAACCTTGTCTAAATTACCGTTAAAGCGTTTTTCCGCCAGAAACTGTAAGATCCAAAAGATTGATCGAGCATTTCTGCAGAACTTCTGGACAACTCTAGAAAGGTTGGATCTCTCTTGTAATCATTTGACTGATCATTTAATAGAAATCACACTTGGCGTGGGAAACAAACTAGAAACATTAATCCTAGATAATATTAATCGGGACGGAATTGTGTGTCCGTGGAATGAGACTCTCAACGGGTACGTAGCAAACCTCAAGGGAACACCTCTTCAAACACTTTCCCTCCAAGCCAACCAAGTGAAAGAGGCAACAGGGATAAACCTTAGAGAATTGTTTCCTGAATTGAAATATCTTGACCTTAGCCAGAATGACTTTAGCGGAGTTGCATTTTACATTGCGCAAACTGTGCAAGGTCAACCGGTACCCAAACCAGACCTAACTGTGTTTTACAACAAAGATTTGCAGTTACCAGCTCTCAGGTTTATCGGACTTCAAGCTCTGACTACCGCCTTTGACTGCGGAGGATATGACGAGAGGATATTAAATTGTAATGAGGACAGCCCTTTATTCCTGGATGACGATTTCTATTGGGATCATAATCACCAACCAGACATTGTGGATTTCCAACTTTTGCTTGAAGCTGTTAGCACTCTTTCTCTCCAAGACCAACTATGTTTGGGCTATGGGCTATGCTTCGATAGTGTTGACCCGATAAGCCAATTAATTGCTAATATACAGGATATGGCTGAGCCTCACACATCTTACAAAGCTATaaataatactatatattatcTACTTGCAGAATCTCAGCGCTCAAACGAAGATATTGTTACCTACATTCAAAATATCAGGTTCTTTCTTGTCAATCTCACTACCGCTGCCATTGGATACAATAATTTCGTAACGGAGTCCAAACAGGAGATTTCAAGCGATTTATGTTCAAACATTTATTTGTATCCCAACAATGCCGACACGTTGAATTTTTCTTATTCAAATTTTGCTTTTGGCGCATGTAGTCAGGTGGTTGGATTTAAATATCTAACCACCATTTCCTGTATAGAATGCCGTATGCGAGGTTGGAACATAGATACATTTCAGCATTTACCACTCCAACACCTAGAAATGTCGAGAAATGAACTAGGACAGTTCTTAAGAGAAGATCTCGAAGCGGAGCGGTTAAGAAGCACCCCTTTATTGAGAAGACTCGATCTTGGAGAGCAACAAGATGGAGGAATCCTGTACTTTAGCAATCGCATGATTCTCGCTAACCATCCTAATCTCACACATCTAGATTTACATGGAAACCACTTGATTGCTTGGAACATTTCTATCAGTGAGAACAAAGAGCTTCTTTTTCTTGACCTCCGTGACAATGAGATATTCTACATCGATGAGGTCTTCCGTAATGAGATCGACGACCAAAATGAAGAGACTAATCTAGAAGTAAAACTTGCTGGTAATGATGTCCGATGTACAGATTTCACTTCGTTACCATATATTCACTGGCTTATCAACTCTTCATCGGTGGTAGATACACAAGATATCGTATGCGCTGAAGTTGAAATGACGATTACGCAATATCTCATGTCCGAACAGAAACCCGCAAAGGATGACATGAAACCTCatgaaaatttacctttgaaCGCGGCATTTATAACTGGAATCGCTGTCTTGACGATTCTTGGGTTACTACTGATAGGCTGGTTCTACCGACATACAATCATTTATAAATGGTACCGATGGAGAAGGCCTGCCCACGCGAGTTACCAGACAGGTGATCAAGAGATGGACCAGCTTGCCAACATCAACTCCTACCTTAGCTACTCAGACAGATACGTAGACGATGTAATTGGTGAGTTAGTTTACCATTTTCTTGTCATACTCATAGCGgtctctttgtaactatagacatcataatcacactttcgcttgatctgagcgttataaccacgatcaagttttctCAACTTCCGTTTTGAAACATCCCGCCATTTACAgtagattacctcaaacatcaacaacaattacaAATAACAGGAACAAGTcgatactttcagataaaatctactaaaatcttgtgtACGTTCATCTTTAATGCAAAATCATTTGGTCGGTTTAGTTTATTGTTAGGTGATGTGTTCGGAAATCATAGAGTTATTATCAATATTAGCTTTAGTTTATTGTCAGATGATGTGTTCAGAAATCATagagttattattaatattaggcTTAGTTTATTGTCAGATGATGTGTTCGGAAATCGTagagttattattaatattagattTAGTTTATTGTCAGGTGAAAATGTGTTCGAAAATCATagagttattattaatattagattTAGTTTATTGTCAGGTGAAAATGTGTTCGGAAATCATagagttattattaatattaggtTTAATTTATCGTCAGGTGATGTGTTCGGAAATCATagagttattattaatattagattTAGTTTATTGTCTGGCGATGTGTTCGGAAATCATagagttattattaatattaggtTTAGTTTATCGTCAGGTGATGTGTTCGGAAATCATAGAGTTCTTATTAATATTAGGTTTAGTTTATCGTCAGGTGATATGTTCGGAAATCATAgagctattattaatatttgagTGAGCATCCATAATGAAGCATCAGCTGTGTTTTGGtgctcattttattatattgccAACCATTCTAAGTGGCATTCCAAAAGTGACAGCTGGCGGTCCTTGAGGAAGCCACTACAGCCTTTCTATTCAATTGACTTAGCTAATGCCAAAAGTCTGAGTATGTCAGCATGTACATCTGGGCTTCCTGAGTGAcctttttgcagcatttttgtaTTACAACCTAGCAACAAAAACTGTAGAACAAGTTGccagtttttaaaaacagaCAATTTTATTCATGCACTTGCTTTGACAATTTAAGTTTTGCCTTGTATTTGGCAGCTGTGCAAAAAATACTACAAGAAGATGGAAGTGGTGTGACCGTTATAACCAGAGATCGAGATGCCACTCCGGGGCTGATGACACAAGTCTCCGTAGCTAGATTCATCGCGCAGTCGGACAGACCTATCGTGTTTCTCACACCTGATTACCTCAAGGATCCGATCACCAAATTCGAATTTGAACTCCTCAAACAAAAGGGCTTCGGGAAGGTGATTCTTGTTACTTTTGGCATGGATTCGGTGAAGCAGCTGGAGCATTTACCAGCTCTAATAACCGATATCATTTCAAATGAGAAGCATATCGTGTGGCCGAGGGGAATCTGTGCAAGAAATGTATCGGGTGAACAGGCAGCGGCACAAGCGCTGTTGCAGAAACTAAGAAAGGATTGCGGAGACTGCGCGTGATAACACCGTTGACTCACACTACTGACTCACATAGATAACTCACACTGATGACTCACACAGTTGACTCACACAGGTGACTCTGGCATACTCATCACATCACCCACTGTTCAAATTATGACATGCATATTGGAAATACTATACGGTGGAAGTATTGGATCACGTGCTCTGTTCTTTACACTGGTACATCTGACATTTTTGGACAAGTTTAAGTGGGTTCACTAACAGGGCAGCAGTGTGCTCTTACATATCAATAGAGTAGAAGGCTATTTTAGCTCAATAGGGCAGCCACTGTATATCTACCTGCTTGAGTAAGAAATCCAACAGAAAAAGcttttataaattatacatatCGGGGTATTCAAGTTTGTATTTGAGACcacattgttttatatactatataccgCAATATAGATACGGGCATGCATATGTGCCTTCCATATTATGATAGACCAACTGTAACATcaggtattaaaaacaaaaagagcAATGTTCATGCTGTAGACCTCTCTTCTCGCACTGAGTGTATGGAAGGCCACTCAGGCAGAACACTTGTGTGTCCATGTCATAAGACCCACACAACCCTTGTAAAATTTCAGCTTAAGAACTAgtgcttttattttatattggcTAAAGGAATACAGCAGATATGGTCTATTTAGAGGTATAATTGCCATAGTATAACCATCTCCATGTTAACAGTTTAAGAGATAGCTAATTATccaatgtaacattttattgaaGCGAAAGCAGCAGTAATATGCAAACAATTTAGTAAAAATGGTAGTAAATGCTGACAAAACATAATTTACACATATGTATTACAGCATACGTATGCATTAGAATATACACATGCATTACAATATACACATGCATGACAGTATACACATGCATTACAATATACACATTCATTACAATATACATATGCATTAAAATATACACATGCATTACAATATACACATGCATTACAATATACATATGCATTAAAATATACACATGCATTACAATATACACATGCATTACAATATACATATGCATTAAAATATACACATGCATTACAATATACACATGCATTACAATATACACACGCATTACAATATACACATGCATTACAATATACACATGCATTAGAATATACACACGCATTACAATATACACATGCATTACAATATACACATGCATTACAATATACACACACATTACAATATACACATGCATCACAGTGTACGTATGCATTACAGTATACACATGCACTACAGTATACACATGATTTACAATGCACATATGTATTACAGCATACATATGCATTAGAATATACACATGCGTTAGAATATACACATGCATTACAATATACACATGCATTGCAATATACACACATATTACAATATACACATGCATTACAGTATACACATGCATTGCAATATACACATGCAGTACACTACACATGCATCACAGTGTACGTATGCATTGCAGTATACACATGCATTAAAGTGTACAGATGATTTACAATATACACATGCATTACAGTATACACATACATTACAACATACACATGCAATACAGTATACACATGCATTACAATATACACATGCATTACAAAATACACACGCATTACAATATACACATACAATACAGTATACACGTGCATTACAATATACACATGCGTTACAATATACACATGCAATACGGTATACACATGCATGACAGTATACACATGCATTACAATATACACATGCATTACAATATACACATGCACTACAATATACACATGcattacaatatatacatgcactACAATATACACATGCAATACGGTATGCACATACATTACAATATACACATGCATTACAATATACACATGCAATacaaaatacacatacattaCAATATACACATGCTATACGGTATACACATGCATGACATTATACACATGCATTACAATATACACATGCACTACAATATACACATGCAATATGGTATACACATGCATGACAGTGTATACTGGTATATGCATTAGACCTGTCTGAACCAAGAAAGGGATTTATAATGCTAAATGTAGTATTCAAAAGATATGATAGGCTGAACTAACCAGTCTCATTTTATCAAAAGTGGAAAGGTGGCCTAGTCAGCTGATAAGGTTTATGATGCAAAGGAGCCTCTAGCTTAATATGCTGAAGGGAAAGTTGCATGACCAGCAACAAGCAACCCGAGTGGTGTATGATCAGAAGAAAGAGACAGCTGGCCAAGTCCTGTATTAAGCACATGTAACGCGGTGCCGCTTTATTTAGCACTTGATTGGTGACAAGCTAGTACATAACTAgacttatacatgtagttcactATCCAATCAGGTCGGTTAGCTTTAAATTTGCAGCAGTAGTACCCCGTCCTGACACTGTTTTTATCGACACGTCCGTTGCGTCCAACGTTCggaccattgaacttaaaacccctaaAATGGCAATCACATGACTTTTACATTGATATTACAAAATGCATGTGCCATATTGGAGTGTTAATTGTGTACCAGTTCTGTATGTgaacaaacagtgaaaaatgacagaaacatACATGTTGAATGGTTATTTTCCACTTGTgtgttaatgaaaactcctcATGCACAACATTTAGAGAACTTGATAGAAAAAAACCTATTGATAACATATCgagtagaatataataaatgataagtggatgtaaaataggttttagtggaccatattattcatacaaactgttgtattacagatgcataatcccagcaaatgatatattcaggcaaataataACTGttctattatattaaaaattatgttacatatgcataaaccataatggagaaacttagcacatgaagtatttcgataaacacaacacatatgctgccaaaacagaaaccgttttcaagatttaagtgataatagcttatgaatgtatgatatgtataatacagtatctgtaaaagacggaacaaactactgcaacaactaaacggaaattagaATCAGTAGTAATAGaggataataaaaataatgcaagcaAGGAAATGCAGTAAATAGTggaatcagatgattaaaccaatacatacacgttacagaaactgtgtaaaaagAGATTTGTATATCACTGGATATTAAGCCAAAGTGCATCatagtttcttagaactaaatcagattagaaatagcagtacaacaacagctacagatgaatattacagtgattacattgttactggcctttaaaaattactgctttagtattttatgccgcaaagatgcaccttgcaggtTGATTTTTTAGcctaatgatgctgtcggagatcataaaacgactgaatgaGGATTTTCATCGACGAAGcacagtggttggatatgccatctgctgtgtccgtaaggtgtttcccaaggcataacacatcactagatcctacactactgataacatacaccacttaatggagtggatctggcttggCATGAATACGAAAGTATCGATCTGCAGTTAGCAGGATTCTGATGACACCGTCTGATAGACGCagcaatcctccattgttttttttagctcgagtagagtatagagatgtcgctACTAGATACTTGACTCAGTGGTAATCAGCGACTGAAGGCCAATGTCAtgtgacagcactttagttagctttctcacaatgtagccagctatatagattACTGTTACCCATAACAGAAGtgttgacatctgaaatcattgtgggctccacaaactgatcaactccTGGAGTAGTCTGTATCAAAAGAAtttcgttttgagcagtaatattacctgtcttaccagcgtctgattctgcaccacaatttctgataagtttgcgaaaggtagccttaaactaagtaacagtaggattattattccaaccacctaaacaaaagcatcaattataacaattacataaaatcaacaaaaatgaacgccttattcacataaaacatagtacccttaagatACAACAATACAGCTATGATCATGATTACAGCTTTCATCTGTAGTTATGATcctgaaaataaaataggaCAAAATGATACCATACCgctatgtaaaataaaaatgtggcaattttcactgaAAGCCATTGACACACATCTTAGGCACAATGCttaggttgacttgcagcaaaattcacattacagttatttagtattaaaagattcaccatgttttactctgcagtgttgtaggtgcaaaatatgtggaaatgtgattacaagcttttgaaagcgaacagttaatcgcccaCCATTACAAAACTgtcatagattagaatctctttccaaaatggctaaaTGGGGCgtaattgaacaagatggcttctgtttacactttcatgcaacctctttcgtcgaaatattttcacaaatatacttcatacattcaataaaaccatgtctattgtccttacgggtctattttatcatcattgtaatgctgtcactttgagcgctgatatctcaaaacctaccgtgaaaatttgtttaattttttaaccttagctcggagtgcatatcattctataacaaacatgacgagcctgttggtcacttgtgatagtcgaaaaatgctgcaaaaattattcacgCTGTTTGGCAGCAAGTATGGGTctcatgatcagattacgactagacgattagaccaagctgaaacagaactgtaaagcagcgagcatctatatttgatacgggctttatggtaaagcccgaagtgtttgccataaactagtgctacgaaacgttttatattgagccttttgttggcctttcaattcatgtgagaacatcacatttcaaaac includes:
- the LOC137400704 gene encoding toll-like receptor 4; the protein is MNRLGLIRVLKLNNNNLQQIPTLNMFTEIHTLDLSNNELTNIPAGVFSSLGQLLHLDISFNNITLSERTIRRESFQGLTNLKTLRMKQNRRPTEFDYEAVTALNETLEELYITGTPTFSTQLSHLSHLHTLSLGGYECNVPSLKANDQPTLSKLPLKRFSARNCKIQKIDRAFLQNFWTTLERLDLSCNHLTDHLIEITLGVGNKLETLILDNINRDGIVCPWNETLNGYVANLKGTPLQTLSLQANQVKEATGINLRELFPELKYLDLSQNDFSGVAFYIAQTVQGQPVPKPDLTVFYNKDLQLPALRFIGLQALTTAFDCGGYDERILNCNEDSPLFLDDDFYWDHNHQPDIVDFQLLLEAVSTLSLQDQLCLGYGLCFDSVDPISQLIANIQDMAEPHTSYKAINNTIYYLLAESQRSNEDIVTYIQNIRFFLVNLTTAAIGYNNFVTESKQEISSDLCSNIYLYPNNADTLNFSYSNFAFGACSQVVGFKYLTTISCIECRMRGWNIDTFQHLPLQHLEMSRNELGQFLREDLEAERLRSTPLLRRLDLGEQQDGGILYFSNRMILANHPNLTHLDLHGNHLIAWNISISENKELLFLDLRDNEIFYIDEVFRNEIDDQNEETNLEVKLAGNDVRCTDFTSLPYIHWLINSSSVVDTQDIVCAEVEMTITQYLMSEQKPAKDDMKPHENLPLNAAFITGIAVLTILGLLLIGWFYRHTIIYKWYRWRRPAHASYQTGDQEMDQLANINSYLSYSDRYVDDVIAVQKILQEDGSGVTVITRDRDATPGLMTQVSVARFIAQSDRPIVFLTPDYLKDPITKFEFELLKQKGFGKVILVTFGMDSVKQLEHLPALITDIISNEKHIVWPRGICARNVSGEQAAAQALLQKLRKDCGDCA